From the genome of Sphingobacterium sp. UGAL515B_05:
TTCCTTTTACCTCAGCAACATCCATCAATGGATTGTCTTGGTTTGGTGTAGAAGTTACGGCCAATTTACCATCAGCACCAACGATTAACCAAGCCCATCCTGAGCCAAAACGAGTTGCACCAGCAGCTTGAAGTTGCTTTTTCAACTCATCAAATGAACCAAATGTAGCATTGATTGCTTCGGCTAATTCACCTGTTGGAGTTCCACCTGCATTTGGGCCTAAAACCTTCCAAAACAAAGAGTGGTTGTAGTGACCACCACCATTATTACGTACTGCTGCGCTGTATTTACTTACATTTTTAATAATATCCAATAGGGATAAGTTTTCTGCGTCTGTTCCTGCGATAGCTTTATTTAAGTTATCCACATATGCCTGATGGTGTCTGTCATGGTGGATTTCCATTGTAGTTTTGTCAATATGTGGTTCCAATGCGTCGGCTGCGTATGGTAACGCTTCTAATTCAAATGCCATATCTATTTTAATTTAAATGTTTATTACTTCGTTTATACATACAAATATAACACAATATACACGGTTATGTTTTTATGTGTTACAATAAATCCATTATTTCCCTACCGTTTTTGACGAAAAAATGATTTTACCAAATCAGCACACTCTTCCTGTAAAACGCCATGTGTAATGACCGTTTTGGGGTGTAATATTTTATCGTGAAAATGGGAATAGCCACGCTTTTCATCTTTGGCTCCATAGACTATTTTACCAATATGTGTCCAATAGGCCGCCCCGGCACACATAATACAAGGCTCAATGGTAACGTATAATGTACATTCATCCAGGTATTTGCCCCCAAGGTAATTTGCTGCTGCTGTAAAAGCCTGCATTTCAGCGTGAGCTGTCACATCATTCAATCGCTGCGTCAAATTATGACCTTTCCCTATAACACGTCCTCGATGAACAATAACTGCCCCAATAGGCACCTCTCCCTCTTCGTACGCGACCTTAGCTTCATTCAATGCCATACGCATGAACGACTCGTCACTATCGATGAGTTGTGTTCCTTCAAAATCTATAAATGTCATGGTACAAACTTAGCTAAGTTTAGATCCATTTGGTAATTTTTTGTCGACGGATGTCAGAATAATATCTCCATTTTCGTCAGAAAAGCCGGTCACTAGACACTCAGAAAAGAAATTAGCGATCTGCTTTTTGGGGAAATTCACAACTGCGACAACTTGCTTTCCTATCAACTCCTCTTTGTTGTAGTGTACTGTAATCTGGGCACTACTTTGTAATATGCCAATTTCATCGCCGAAATCAAGTTTCAATTGATATGCTGGCTTTTTAGCTCTCGGAAAGTCTTTTGCTTCTAAAATAGTTCCTACCCGTAAATCCACTTTCTCAAAGTCGGTCCAACTAATGGCTTCACTCATAATCGGTTGTTACTAATATCCTGAATCTCTTTACCTATCGTAAATAAAACATAGGAAGGCTTCCGTCCCAAACGTAAAGACAATCTATTGATCAGTTTATCTTCCTCTCCTGCTTGAAAAGCTAAATCTTCATCACTTAAGTGGTTGTACTTGCGACGGAGTTTTTCTTTGGCTACTTGCCACTGTTCTTCGTTAATTTTTAGCATAACTCAGATTTAGGTATAAAATTTGTATATCTTTACTGAACTGTAAAAGTTTGTTTAAAGATACAATATATACATAAATAAAAGATTATGAAAAAGATTTTACCAGCATTACTTTTGATTTGTGGTAGCGTAGCAACGGCACAGGCGCAGCTTCTGCCTGGGTTTGAGGTGGGTGTAAAAGGAGGCTTGAACTTCTCTAAACTTAAAAGCGATGGCAAATATTTCAATTCTGACACGAAAGCAGGCTACCAAGCAGGTCTTTACGGACGTGTTGGTGTATTGGGATTCCATATTCAGCCCGAAGTTTATATAACAGGTAAAAACACGACCGTGAAAGCAGAAAATGGTGAATCGACAGATGTTAAATTTACAACGGTCGATGTTCCAGTATTATTAGGCAAACGCTTTGGCTTGGGTCCGATTGGAGCAAGGATTCAAACTGGCCCGATATTTTCATTTAAAGTAGATGATAAGCAAGATAAAGTCATTGACCAATTGAACCCAAATAACTACAAAAAAAGTGGCACTTCTTGGGCTTTTGGTGTAGGCGCTGATATTTCAAGCTTACGTGTAGATCTACGTTACGAAATGGGCTTAAATAAAGTCAACAACGAGAGCCAGGCTAATCCAAAAATTAACATGTGGAGTATCGGTTTAGGCTATAGGTTATTCAGTATTCTATAGTTCATTAAACACTGTTCATATACCGTTAGAAAGTCCGTTTTTATTCAAAACGGACTTTTTATTTCAATAAACTTTAGAACCGTTCTAAATTATTGCTTTTTCTTGTCAAAATGGTATCATATTTAATAGCAAATAGTAGATTTGCCTAATTCAAATTAAATTACAAGGATAATGAGTAAATCAAAGCCAGTTTTCAGTTCTTCGATTGGGAAGAAGCTAATCATGAGCTTAACAGGAATCTTCCTATGTTTATTCCTAGTTGTTCACTTGGTTGGTAACTTGCAATTATTTAAAGATGATGCGGGTCTAGCGTTCAACAAGTACGCCTATTTTATGACTCACTTTACACCAATCAAAGTTTTTTCTTACTTATTGTATGCTTCGGTAATTGTTCACGTCATCTACGCTATTACATTGTCGATGAAAAACAAGGCCGCTCGTCCTATTGGTTATGCCAAATATGATGGTCAAGCAAACAGCAAGTGGAATTCACGCAACATGGGTATCTTAGGTACTGTCATTTTAGTATTCTTAGCTACGCACATGTCTAATTTTTGGTGGAAATTTCACAATGATGAAGTACCGTACATCGAATACCGTACTGATTTGGCAACTGGACAAACCACAGTGAGAGAACTTCAAGCTTCTGAATTCCACGACTACCAAGAAACGGTAGAAAACAACGTTCAAATCTTAAAGGCAAGAGATTTGTATAAGCAAGTTGACTTTGCATTCAAAAATGTTGCATTGGTCGCTTTGTATGTTATTGCGATGGCAGCTTTGGCATTCCACTTAATTCATGGTTTCCAATCTGCGTTCCAAACTTTAGGTTTTAACCACAGAAGATATATTGGAATCATCAGAGCAATCGGTGTTTGGGTATTTGGGGTATTAATTCCAATTGGCTTTGCAATAATGCCATTGTTTTTCTTCTTTAAATAATTCAGAATCTTTTAAGATAAAGCTCAGGCTTTATCGATCAATATAAAATTAAGAGATATGTTAGATTCAAAAGTACCAGCGGGCCCATTAGCCCAAAAGTGGTCAAATCATAAATTTAATCTTAAGTTGGTTAACCCTGCTAACAAACGTAAATTTACTGTTATTGTTGTTGGTACAGGTCTTGCTGGAGCGTCTGCTGCAGCATCTTTAGCTGAATTAGGATATAATGTAATTACCTTCTGTTATCAAGATTCACCTCGTCGTGCGCACTCTATTGCAGCACAAGGTGGTATCAATGCAGCAAAAAGTTACCAAAATGACGGGGACTCAGTTTTCCGTTTATTCTACGATACAATCAAAGGTGGTGACTACCGCTCGCGTGAGGCAAACGTTTACCGTTTGGCAGAAGTGTCTGTCAACATCATTGACCAATGTGTTGCTCAAGGTGTTCCATTTGCACGTGAATACGGAGGTCTATTAGACAACCGTTCTTTCGGTGGTGCGCAAGTTAGCCGTACGTTCTATGCACGTGGTCAAACGGGACAACAGTTGTTGTTGGGTGCTTATTCAGCGTTAAACCGTCAAATTAAAAAAGGAAAAGTAAAATCGTATACACGTCATGAGATGTTGGACTTGGTTATGATCGATGGTCATGCTAAAGGTATCGTAACTCGTGACCTAGTTTCAGGTAAAATAGAAACTCATGCTGCACATGCAGTATTGATGTGTACTGGTGGTTATGGTAACGTATTCTTCTTGTCTACAAATGCAATGGGATGTAACGTTACAGCAGCATGGAGAGCACACAAACGTGGTGCTTATTTTGCGAACCCTTGTTATACTCAAATTCACCCAACGTGTATCCCGGTAACAGGAGATCACCAATCTAAATTGACATTGATGTCAGAGTCTTTACGTAATGACGGCCGTGTATGGGTTCCTAAAACTCAAGAAATGGCAGAAAGATTGCGTAAAGGTGAGATCAAAGCCAATGATATCAAAGAAGACGACAGAGATTATTTCTTGGAGCGTAAATACCCTTCATTCGGTAACTTGGTACCGCGTGACGTGGCCTCTCGAAATGCAAAAGAAGCTGTTGATGATGGTCGTGGTGTTGGTAAAACAGGTTTCGCTGTATTCTTGGATTTTAAAGAAGCTATCGGTCGTCTAGGCGAAGATGCAGTACGTGCTAAATACGGTAACTTATTTGACATGTACTACCAAATCACTGATGAGAACCCTTATAAACAACCAATGCGTATCTACCCTGCTGTTCACTACACAATGGGTGGTGTATGGGTTGATTACAACTTGATGACTACAATCCCCGGTTTGTATGCTTTAGGTGAGTGTAACTTCTCTGACCACGGTGCAAACCGTTTAGGTGCATCTGCATTGATGCAAGGTCTTGCCGATGGTTATTTCGTAATTCCTTACACTGTGGGTGATTACTTAGCTAAATTAGGTTCATTCGCACCAGTAGATCATACCCATCCTGCTTTCGAGACTACTCGTAAAGAAGTTGAAGATAAAATCAACAAATTGTTGTCGTTAAACGGTACACAAACTGTTGATGATATCCACAAAAAATTAGGTCTCATCATGTGGGAATATTGTGGTATGGCTCGTACAGCCGAAGGATTACAAAAAGCACAAGGTTTGATCCAAGAATTGAAAAAAGAATTCTGGACAAACGTTAGAGTTCTTGGAGAGAACGAAGAATTAAATCTTTCTTTAGAAAAAGCTGGTCGCGTAGCAGACTTCTTAGAGTTAGGTGAGTTAATGGTTGTTGATGCATTGCAACGTGCTGAGTCTTGTGGTGGTCACTTCCGTCTTGAAAGCCAAACTGAAGAAGGTGAAGCAAAACGTAACGATGATGAATTCGCCTATGTATCTGCTTGGGAATACAAAGGAGACAATGTACCTGAGGAATTACACAAGGAAGACTTGGTATTCGAGAACGTTCAGTTAACACAAAGAAGTTATAAATAAGAAGGAAAATTATCATGGCACAACATATGAATTTAACGCTGAAAGTTTGGCGTCAAAAAAATGATAAAGATAAAGGTCAATTTGTAACTTATCAGGCAAACAATATCGCTGATGATATGTCTTTCTTAGAGATGCTTGATATTGTCAATGAAGAGTTGACTCGTAAAGGAGAAGATCCTGTATATTTCGATCACGACTGTCGTGAAGGTATCTGCGGGATGTGTTCATTAGTAATCAATGGTCGCCCCCACGGTCCTAAAGAAGGTACAACAACATGTCAATTGCACATGCGTAGCTTCCACGACGGACAAACTATCGTAATTGAACCATGGAGAGCTGCTGCATTCCCGGTATTGAAAGACCTTGCAGTTGACCGTACTGCTTTTGACCGCATTCAACAAGCCGGAGGATATGTAAATATCAATACTGGCGGTGTTCCTGATGCGAATGTTATTCCTATTCCTAAACGTATTGCTGACGAAGCTTTCGAATCGGCAACATGTATAGGTTGTGGTGCTTGTGTTGCAGCGTGTAAAAATGCTTCTGCAATGTTATTTGTGTCTGCAAAAGTATCTCAATTTGCCTTGTTACCACAAGGTCAAACCGAACGTTACGAACGTGCGCAGGCAATGGTAGATCAAATGGACGCAGAAGGTTTCGGTAACTGTACAAACACGGGAGCTTGCGAAGCTGAATGTCCTGTAGGCATCAAATTAACAAACATTGCTCGTTTAAACCGCGAGTATTTGACTGCTAAAATCTTCAGACAAGAAGAGCCTCACGTTTAGTTGCATTTTCCATCTTCCGTGGTTTCGTTAGCATCAATAGCGGCGAAAACTCACTGAAGATCCTTTCTGACCATTGGAAATAAGCAATCCAGAAAAATAATATAAAAGTCCTTGCCCTAAGAAAGCAAGGACTTTTTTTTATATTTACAATAATGTAAATTGATGAACGTGAATTCTGGTATAAAAATTCGACTACTCTTACTTATCTTGACTTTATGCTTTATAGGAACAGCTATCACCATTAAAGAATCTGTTACCAATAAGGAAATACTAGACATTGATACAAAATCACTCAATGACTACATCGCGCAACAAGAAAAAAAAGTCGATCGTATTTTCAATGATTCACTCCTGCTCAAAACATTTAAAAACTACGATCAGTATCCGATAGCAGTTTATCAGGCTTTTGAAAAATTTAAAACCAACGAGAAGGTTTTTCTATTTCTTTTTAAGGACCATGAACCTAAAATGTGGAGCACACATCTATTCGTGCCTATCACAGATCAGGGATTCCCAGAAAAATCCAATTTTATTCAGGATGATAACCGCTCTTACGTTGTTCGAAAAAAAACAATTGGCAATATCAGTATACTCGCTTATATTATTGTAAAAGGCTATACAAATAATAACAACCCCTATTTAAATAGCTCTTTGCGGAGAAACTTCTTCGACTCCAGAAATATTGACATTGCCTCCTATACAGACACGGTCACGATTAAAAATATCTATAGCAATGAAGGGTCTTATCTGTTCTCCGTTAAGCTAAAAGATGGAGAGCATGAAAATGCCTATACAATTTTGCAATTCTTCTGTTGGCTACTTGCCTGGATCGCGTTACTGATCTTCTTCAATAGCCTCTGCTTACATATGGCCAAGACAGGAAGGGCCTGGTGGTCTGCGGTATTGCTATTGTCGGTATTTAGCCTTGTCAAATTTGCCGATCTTAAATGGAACCTGCTGTCCGAGAATGCGACATTTTCAATTTTCGATTCGCGAAATTACGCCTATAATCGCTTCTTCCCCAATATATGGTCCGTGATGTCCACCACCATATTGGTACTATGGTTGGTTCTATTTATCTATTCAATTCGCAAAGAGCTCAACTTTGACAAAATAAAAAACATCCGGCTCTTTAGAATTCCTATCGCAATCGGATTTATTCTAAGTATATATCTATCCTTCGGTCTATTGTATGATATCGCTGGTACATTGATTACACACTCCAACAATATCTATTTTGATTTCACAAAACTTGTCGATTTACATTTCTTAAGTTGGGTAGATCTAGGCATTGTTGGCATGGGTATTTTGACCTTAAGTATCTACATTGATCTCGTACTATTTTTTCTTAAAAAATTAGAATTAAAACCGACGCAGCTACTCAATATTCAACTGGCATGTGTCATTTTTGTCATCCTGATCATTTCCTTCTATATAGAGAAAAATAGCCTGGTCAATTTGTTACTCGCGCTGATCATCCTTATTAAATCATTTGGCGAGAAGTATTTCGACCGACATATATTAACAAATTATATCGCGGTACTGATACTTTGGGCAATCATAAGTGCGATCACGCACGCACGTTTCTATCAGGAACGGAACTTAATCGACATGAAAATCTTGTTGAGTAATCTACAATCAGAAGATGATGTCAATGCTGTTTCATTATTCTCTG
Proteins encoded in this window:
- a CDS encoding fumarate reductase/succinate dehydrogenase flavoprotein subunit; its protein translation is MLDSKVPAGPLAQKWSNHKFNLKLVNPANKRKFTVIVVGTGLAGASAAASLAELGYNVITFCYQDSPRRAHSIAAQGGINAAKSYQNDGDSVFRLFYDTIKGGDYRSREANVYRLAEVSVNIIDQCVAQGVPFAREYGGLLDNRSFGGAQVSRTFYARGQTGQQLLLGAYSALNRQIKKGKVKSYTRHEMLDLVMIDGHAKGIVTRDLVSGKIETHAAHAVLMCTGGYGNVFFLSTNAMGCNVTAAWRAHKRGAYFANPCYTQIHPTCIPVTGDHQSKLTLMSESLRNDGRVWVPKTQEMAERLRKGEIKANDIKEDDRDYFLERKYPSFGNLVPRDVASRNAKEAVDDGRGVGKTGFAVFLDFKEAIGRLGEDAVRAKYGNLFDMYYQITDENPYKQPMRIYPAVHYTMGGVWVDYNLMTTIPGLYALGECNFSDHGANRLGASALMQGLADGYFVIPYTVGDYLAKLGSFAPVDHTHPAFETTRKEVEDKINKLLSLNGTQTVDDIHKKLGLIMWEYCGMARTAEGLQKAQGLIQELKKEFWTNVRVLGENEELNLSLEKAGRVADFLELGELMVVDALQRAESCGGHFRLESQTEEGEAKRNDDEFAYVSAWEYKGDNVPEELHKEDLVFENVQLTQRSYK
- a CDS encoding succinate dehydrogenase cytochrome b subunit, encoding MSKSKPVFSSSIGKKLIMSLTGIFLCLFLVVHLVGNLQLFKDDAGLAFNKYAYFMTHFTPIKVFSYLLYASVIVHVIYAITLSMKNKAARPIGYAKYDGQANSKWNSRNMGILGTVILVFLATHMSNFWWKFHNDEVPYIEYRTDLATGQTTVRELQASEFHDYQETVENNVQILKARDLYKQVDFAFKNVALVALYVIAMAALAFHLIHGFQSAFQTLGFNHRRYIGIIRAIGVWVFGVLIPIGFAIMPLFFFFK
- a CDS encoding nucleoside deaminase, with the translated sequence MTFIDFEGTQLIDSDESFMRMALNEAKVAYEEGEVPIGAVIVHRGRVIGKGHNLTQRLNDVTAHAEMQAFTAAANYLGGKYLDECTLYVTIEPCIMCAGAAYWTHIGKIVYGAKDEKRGYSHFHDKILHPKTVITHGVLQEECADLVKSFFRQKR
- a CDS encoding porin family protein; the encoded protein is MKKILPALLLICGSVATAQAQLLPGFEVGVKGGLNFSKLKSDGKYFNSDTKAGYQAGLYGRVGVLGFHIQPEVYITGKNTTVKAENGESTDVKFTTVDVPVLLGKRFGLGPIGARIQTGPIFSFKVDDKQDKVIDQLNPNNYKKSGTSWAFGVGADISSLRVDLRYEMGLNKVNNESQANPKINMWSIGLGYRLFSIL
- a CDS encoding superoxide dismutase, whose product is MAFELEALPYAADALEPHIDKTTMEIHHDRHHQAYVDNLNKAIAGTDAENLSLLDIIKNVSKYSAAVRNNGGGHYNHSLFWKVLGPNAGGTPTGELAEAINATFGSFDELKKQLQAAGATRFGSGWAWLIVGADGKLAVTSTPNQDNPLMDVAEVKGTPILGIDVWEHAYYLKFQNKRPAYLEEIFNVINWDAVAQNYAAAK
- a CDS encoding succinate dehydrogenase/fumarate reductase iron-sulfur subunit; amino-acid sequence: MAQHMNLTLKVWRQKNDKDKGQFVTYQANNIADDMSFLEMLDIVNEELTRKGEDPVYFDHDCREGICGMCSLVINGRPHGPKEGTTTCQLHMRSFHDGQTIVIEPWRAAAFPVLKDLAVDRTAFDRIQQAGGYVNINTGGVPDANVIPIPKRIADEAFESATCIGCGACVAACKNASAMLFVSAKVSQFALLPQGQTERYERAQAMVDQMDAEGFGNCTNTGACEAECPVGIKLTNIARLNREYLTAKIFRQEEPHV
- a CDS encoding tRNA-binding protein, with the protein product MSEAISWTDFEKVDLRVGTILEAKDFPRAKKPAYQLKLDFGDEIGILQSSAQITVHYNKEELIGKQVVAVVNFPKKQIANFFSECLVTGFSDENGDIILTSVDKKLPNGSKLS